A single region of the Ziziphus jujuba cultivar Dongzao chromosome 10, ASM3175591v1 genome encodes:
- the LOC107411057 gene encoding histone H2B — protein sequence MAPKAEKKPAEKKPASDKPAEEKKTVAEKAPAEKKPKAGKKLPKEGGAAAGDKKKKRTKKSTETYKIYIFKVLKQVHPDIGISSKAMGIMNSFINDIFEKLAQEASRLARYNKKPTITSREIQTAVRLVLPGELAKHAVSEGTKAVTKFTSS from the coding sequence ATGGCACCAAAGGCCGAGAAGAAGCCCGCAGAGAAAAAGCCAGCCTCCGACAAGCCAGCGGAGGAGAAGAAGACGGTCGCCGAGAAGGCTCCGGCTGAGAAGAAGCCCAAGGCCGGCAAGAAGCTACCAAAGGAAGGCGGTGCCGCAGCCGgagacaagaagaagaagaggaccaAGAAGAGCACCGAGACCTACAAGATCTACATCTTCAAGGTTCTGAAGCAGGTTCACCCTGACATCGGTATCTCCAGCAAGGCCATGGGAATCATGAACAGCTTCATCAACGATATCTTCGAGAAGCTTGCCCAGGAGGCTTCCAGGCTCGCTAGGTACAACAAGAAGCCCACCATCACCTCTCGGGAGATCCAGACTGCTGTCAGGCTTGTGCTTCCCGGTGAGTTGGCTAAGCATGCGGTCTCTGAGGGGACTAAGGCCGTGACCAAGTTTACTAGCTCTTGA
- the LOC107411069 gene encoding putative pentatricopeptide repeat-containing protein At5g59900 isoform X2 — protein sequence MKLTLPRRPFGSHSFNRLHRNLCASRKPISTDNDENDSHFVSLLNDVVRGEQNWEAFFNKNTFISSRLNSRHVEEVLIRNIGDSRRAFRFFNFLGLHKSFDHSTASFCILIHALAQSGYSWPASSLLQTLLHRGGFTPNEAFDCLLNSFKKYGFSSISGFDLLVQNYVRSNKVLDGVVVARLMKERGLLPGVRTFSALLNGLVRYRKFYTVLQLFDEFVNAGIRPNVYVYTTVVRSLCELKDFGKAMEVIKKAEAIGCELRIFTFNELIRGLCRSSRASEAVEIKHLLELKGLKADMDTYCNLVRGFCRVQEFEVGVELMNEMLELGLVPVEAALTDLVEGLRRKGRILDAFDLVNKVRAVGVVPSLFVYNSLINSLCKHGKLDKAVSLFNHMDAKGLYPNDVTYSIMIDSFCKRGELDVALCYFNRMTESGIRVTVCPYNTLIDGQCKFGSLNAAESVFNNMIDKGLVPTVATYTSLIDGYCKAGELPKAFRLYHEMTGKGIAPNVRTFSALIHGLCSANRMAEASNLFDDMMRRNVMPNEVAYNIMIEGYCKEGNTTRAFELYDEMVEKGLTPDTYTYRPLISGLCSTGRVSEAKEFVDDLHKENCKLNEMCYSELLRGFCKEGRLKDAIICCREMVERGVEMDLVCYGVLINGTLKYQDTKGLFALLKGMHDRGLKPDNVIYTSMIDAYGKSGNLKEALGVWDIMVGEGCNPNVVTYTALIFGLCKAGYMHEAELLCKEMLNG from the exons ATGAAGCTCACTCTTCCTCGTCGTCCTTTTGGGAGCCATAGCTTCAACCGGTTGCACAGAAATCTGTGCGCCTCAAGGAAACCCATCTCCACAGATAATGACGAAAACGATTCCCATTTCGTTTCCCTCCTCAACGACGTCGTACGAGGGGAGCAGAACTGGGaagcattcttcaacaaaaacACCTTCATTTCCAGCAGGTTGAATTCCCGCCACGTCGAGGAGGTTCTGATCCGCAACATCGGCGATTCGAGGCGAGCATTCAGATTCTTCAATTTCTTAGGGCTTCACAAAAGCTTCGACCACTCGACGGCGTCGTTTTGCATCCTCATCCACGCTCTGGCCCAGTCCGGCTACTCCTGGCCCGCCTCTTCGCTCTTGCAAACCCTCCTCCACCGTGGTGGGTTTACCCCCAACGAAGCGTTTGATTGCTTGCTGAATTCTTTCAAGAAATACGGCTTTTCTTCGATCTCGGGTTTCGATCTGCTGGTTCAGAATTACGTGCGGAGCAATAAAGTCTTGGATGGTGTAGTGGTTGCGAGGCTTATGAAGGAACGGGGATTGTTGCCAGGGGTTAGAACTTTCAGTGCCCTGTTGAATGGGCTTGTGAGGTACAGGAAATTCTATACTGTTCTTCAACTGTTTGATGAGTTTGTGAATGCTGGTATTCGGCCTAATGTTTATGTATACACTACGGTGGTTCGGAGCTTGTGTGAATTGAAGGATTTTGGTAAAGCTATGGAAGTTATCAAGAAGGCTGAAGCAATTGGATGCGAGTTAAGGATTTTCACATTTAATGAGCTGATTCGCGGACTCTGCAGGAGCAGTAGAGCTTCAGAGGCTGTCGAAATCAAGCATTTGTTGGAGCTTAAGGGATTGAAAGCCGATATGGATACCTATTGTAATTTGGTACGTGGGTTTTGCAGAGTGCAAGAGTTTGAAGTTGGTGTTGAGCTAATGAATGAAATGCTGGAGCTGGGATTGGTTCCCGTTGAGGCGGCTCTAACGGATCTCGTAGAGGGATTGAGGAGGAAGGGGAggattttagatgcttttgatttagTAAATAAAGTGAGAGCAGTTGGGGTGGTGCCTAGTTTGTTTGTTTATAACTCGTTGATCAATTCTTTGTGTAAACATGGGAAATTGGATAAAGCAGTATCACTTTTTAATCACATGGATGCAAAGGGTTTGTATCCCAATGATGTAACTTATTCTATTATGATCGATTCTTTCTGCAAAAGAGGGGAACTGGATGTTGCTTTGTGTTATTTTAATCGAATGACCGAATCTGGGATAAGAGTAACTGTGTGTCCATACAATACTTTGATAGATGGACAATGCAAGTTTGGGAGTTTGAATGCTGCAGAGTCTGTGTTCAATAACATGATTGATAAAGGATTGGTGCCAACTGTTGCAACCTATACATCATTGATAGATGGATACTGCAAAGCTGGAGAACTGCCCAAGGCATTCAGGCTGTACCATGAGATGACAGGGAAGGGTATTGCTCCGAACGTTCGCACTTTTAGTGCGCTTATTCATGGTCTTTGTAGCGCAAATAGGATGGCTGAAGCAAGTAATCTGTTTGATGATATGATGAGAAGGAATGTTATGCCTAATGAGGTGGCTTATAATATTATGATAGAGGGGTACTGTAAGGAGGGAAACACAACGAGAGCCTTTGAATTGTATGATGAAATGGTAGAGAAGGGTCTTACACCAGATACATATACTTACAGACCTTTAATAAGCGGGTTATGTTCCACTGGTAGAGTTTCAGAAGCCAAAGAGTTTGTAGATGACCTCCATAAGGAGAATTGTAAATTAAATGAGATGTGTTATAGTGAACTCTTACGTGGTTTTTGCAAAGAAGGGAGACTAAAGGATGCAATAATTTGTTGTCGTGAGATGGTTGAAAGAGGAGTAGAGATGGATTTGGTTTGTTATGGTGTACTTATTAATGGAACACTGAAGTATCAGGATACGAAAGGATTATTTGCCCTGTTGAAAGGGATGCATGATCGAGGGTTGAAGCCTGATAATGTAATATATACAAGTATGATTGATGCATATGGAAAATCAGGAAATCTTAAGGAGGCACTTGGAGTTTGGGATATAATGGTTGGTGAAGGATGCAATCCTAACGTTGTAACATATACTGCCTTGATTTTTGGATTATGCAAGGCAGGGTATATGCATGAAGCTGAGCTTCTTTGTAAGGAGATGCTG AATGGGTAG
- the LOC107411069 gene encoding putative pentatricopeptide repeat-containing protein At5g59900 isoform X1, with the protein MKLTLPRRPFGSHSFNRLHRNLCASRKPISTDNDENDSHFVSLLNDVVRGEQNWEAFFNKNTFISSRLNSRHVEEVLIRNIGDSRRAFRFFNFLGLHKSFDHSTASFCILIHALAQSGYSWPASSLLQTLLHRGGFTPNEAFDCLLNSFKKYGFSSISGFDLLVQNYVRSNKVLDGVVVARLMKERGLLPGVRTFSALLNGLVRYRKFYTVLQLFDEFVNAGIRPNVYVYTTVVRSLCELKDFGKAMEVIKKAEAIGCELRIFTFNELIRGLCRSSRASEAVEIKHLLELKGLKADMDTYCNLVRGFCRVQEFEVGVELMNEMLELGLVPVEAALTDLVEGLRRKGRILDAFDLVNKVRAVGVVPSLFVYNSLINSLCKHGKLDKAVSLFNHMDAKGLYPNDVTYSIMIDSFCKRGELDVALCYFNRMTESGIRVTVCPYNTLIDGQCKFGSLNAAESVFNNMIDKGLVPTVATYTSLIDGYCKAGELPKAFRLYHEMTGKGIAPNVRTFSALIHGLCSANRMAEASNLFDDMMRRNVMPNEVAYNIMIEGYCKEGNTTRAFELYDEMVEKGLTPDTYTYRPLISGLCSTGRVSEAKEFVDDLHKENCKLNEMCYSELLRGFCKEGRLKDAIICCREMVERGVEMDLVCYGVLINGTLKYQDTKGLFALLKGMHDRGLKPDNVIYTSMIDAYGKSGNLKEALGVWDIMVGEGCNPNVVTYTALIFGLCKAGYMHEAELLCKEMLVSSTLPNQITYGCFLDHLSNEENMDKALQLHNAMLIGLSANTVTYNILIRGFCRMGRFQEASELMVGMTNNGIFPDCITYSTFIYEYSRRGHLQEAVKLWDAMLDRGLKPDTLAYNCLIHGCCISGELTKAFELRDDMMKRGLKTNQFTYKSLIHGTCLKSSV; encoded by the coding sequence ATGAAGCTCACTCTTCCTCGTCGTCCTTTTGGGAGCCATAGCTTCAACCGGTTGCACAGAAATCTGTGCGCCTCAAGGAAACCCATCTCCACAGATAATGACGAAAACGATTCCCATTTCGTTTCCCTCCTCAACGACGTCGTACGAGGGGAGCAGAACTGGGaagcattcttcaacaaaaacACCTTCATTTCCAGCAGGTTGAATTCCCGCCACGTCGAGGAGGTTCTGATCCGCAACATCGGCGATTCGAGGCGAGCATTCAGATTCTTCAATTTCTTAGGGCTTCACAAAAGCTTCGACCACTCGACGGCGTCGTTTTGCATCCTCATCCACGCTCTGGCCCAGTCCGGCTACTCCTGGCCCGCCTCTTCGCTCTTGCAAACCCTCCTCCACCGTGGTGGGTTTACCCCCAACGAAGCGTTTGATTGCTTGCTGAATTCTTTCAAGAAATACGGCTTTTCTTCGATCTCGGGTTTCGATCTGCTGGTTCAGAATTACGTGCGGAGCAATAAAGTCTTGGATGGTGTAGTGGTTGCGAGGCTTATGAAGGAACGGGGATTGTTGCCAGGGGTTAGAACTTTCAGTGCCCTGTTGAATGGGCTTGTGAGGTACAGGAAATTCTATACTGTTCTTCAACTGTTTGATGAGTTTGTGAATGCTGGTATTCGGCCTAATGTTTATGTATACACTACGGTGGTTCGGAGCTTGTGTGAATTGAAGGATTTTGGTAAAGCTATGGAAGTTATCAAGAAGGCTGAAGCAATTGGATGCGAGTTAAGGATTTTCACATTTAATGAGCTGATTCGCGGACTCTGCAGGAGCAGTAGAGCTTCAGAGGCTGTCGAAATCAAGCATTTGTTGGAGCTTAAGGGATTGAAAGCCGATATGGATACCTATTGTAATTTGGTACGTGGGTTTTGCAGAGTGCAAGAGTTTGAAGTTGGTGTTGAGCTAATGAATGAAATGCTGGAGCTGGGATTGGTTCCCGTTGAGGCGGCTCTAACGGATCTCGTAGAGGGATTGAGGAGGAAGGGGAggattttagatgcttttgatttagTAAATAAAGTGAGAGCAGTTGGGGTGGTGCCTAGTTTGTTTGTTTATAACTCGTTGATCAATTCTTTGTGTAAACATGGGAAATTGGATAAAGCAGTATCACTTTTTAATCACATGGATGCAAAGGGTTTGTATCCCAATGATGTAACTTATTCTATTATGATCGATTCTTTCTGCAAAAGAGGGGAACTGGATGTTGCTTTGTGTTATTTTAATCGAATGACCGAATCTGGGATAAGAGTAACTGTGTGTCCATACAATACTTTGATAGATGGACAATGCAAGTTTGGGAGTTTGAATGCTGCAGAGTCTGTGTTCAATAACATGATTGATAAAGGATTGGTGCCAACTGTTGCAACCTATACATCATTGATAGATGGATACTGCAAAGCTGGAGAACTGCCCAAGGCATTCAGGCTGTACCATGAGATGACAGGGAAGGGTATTGCTCCGAACGTTCGCACTTTTAGTGCGCTTATTCATGGTCTTTGTAGCGCAAATAGGATGGCTGAAGCAAGTAATCTGTTTGATGATATGATGAGAAGGAATGTTATGCCTAATGAGGTGGCTTATAATATTATGATAGAGGGGTACTGTAAGGAGGGAAACACAACGAGAGCCTTTGAATTGTATGATGAAATGGTAGAGAAGGGTCTTACACCAGATACATATACTTACAGACCTTTAATAAGCGGGTTATGTTCCACTGGTAGAGTTTCAGAAGCCAAAGAGTTTGTAGATGACCTCCATAAGGAGAATTGTAAATTAAATGAGATGTGTTATAGTGAACTCTTACGTGGTTTTTGCAAAGAAGGGAGACTAAAGGATGCAATAATTTGTTGTCGTGAGATGGTTGAAAGAGGAGTAGAGATGGATTTGGTTTGTTATGGTGTACTTATTAATGGAACACTGAAGTATCAGGATACGAAAGGATTATTTGCCCTGTTGAAAGGGATGCATGATCGAGGGTTGAAGCCTGATAATGTAATATATACAAGTATGATTGATGCATATGGAAAATCAGGAAATCTTAAGGAGGCACTTGGAGTTTGGGATATAATGGTTGGTGAAGGATGCAATCCTAACGTTGTAACATATACTGCCTTGATTTTTGGATTATGCAAGGCAGGGTATATGCATGAAGCTGAGCTTCTTTGTAAGGAGATGCTGGTTAGTAGTACTCTACCCAATCAGATAACATATGGTTGTTTCTTAGACCACCTTAGCAATGAAGAAAATATGGATAAAGCTCTACAGTTGCATAATGCCATGCTTATAGGGCTTTCAGCCAATACTGTAACATATAATATACTAATTCGGGGGTTTTGCAGAATGGGTAGGTTTCAGGAGGCTTCTGAGCTCATGGTTGGAATGACAAATAATGGTATCTTTCCAGATTGTATCACCTATTCAACATTTATTTATGAGTACTCAAGAAGGGGGCATTTGCAGGAAGCTGTTAAGTTGTGGGATGCTATGCTAGATAGGGGCCTGAAGCCTGATACCCTTGCATATAATTGTTTGATACATGGTTGCTGTATCAGTGGAGAACTAACCAAGGCTTTTGAATTGCGTGATGACATGATGAAAAGAGGGTTGAAGACAAACCAATTTACGTATAAGTCTCTCATTCACGGAACTTGCCTGAAAAGTTCAGTTTAG
- the LOC107411068 gene encoding actin-depolymerizing factor 2, which translates to MANAASGMAVHDDCKLKFLELKAKRTFRFIVFKIEEKQKQVVVEKLGEPTKSYEDFTASLPADECRYAVYDFDFVTEENCQKSRIFFIAWSPDTARVRSKMIYASSKDRFKRELDGIQVELQATDPTEIGLDVIKSRAS; encoded by the exons ATG GCTAATGCAGCGTCAGGAATGGCTGTGCACGATGACTGCAAGCTGAAGTTTTTGGAGTTGAAGGCTAAAAGAACATTCCGCTTCATTGTGTTCAAGATTGAGGAGAAGCAAAAGCAGGTGGTTGTAGAGAAACTTGGTGAACCAACAAAAAGTTATGAAGATTTTACTGCAAGTCTTCCTGCTGATGAATGTCGATATGCTGTCTATGATTTTGACTTTGTGACCGAAGAGAATTGCCAAAAGAGCAGGattttcttcattgcatg GTCTCCCGATACAGCAAGGGTCAGAAGCAAGATGATTTATGCAAGCTCCAAGGACAGATTCAAGAGAGAACTGGATGGTATTCAAGTAGAGCTGCAGGCTACTGATCCAACTGAGATTGGTCTTGATGTTATCAAAAGTCGGGCCAGCTAA